A single genomic interval of Helianthus annuus cultivar XRQ/B chromosome 6, HanXRQr2.0-SUNRISE, whole genome shotgun sequence harbors:
- the LOC110865149 gene encoding probable methyltransferase At1g27930, whose amino-acid sequence MNPRLFPDRKISAAFIVLALIGTALFIFTFIGNTTTTNLVCTGTFNNFHSTQSPIQLRAILHYATSKIVPQQSLAEITISFNVLKTISPCNFLVFGLGHDSLMWAAFNPGGLTVFLEEDPKWVHTVLKTAPDLKAAHVSYRTQLSEADELMRTYKSEPECGVTGVTKAYVRGNRRCKLALTGLPDVVYDKEWDMIMIDAPRGYFKEAPGRMSAIYTAAVMARNRKGSGVTHVFLHDVDRRVEKSYAEEFLCRKYLKDGTGRLWHFEIPPANGTGAFC is encoded by the coding sequence atGAATCCACGCCTCTTCCCCGACCGTAAAATCTCCGCCGCGTTCATCGTGCTGGCCCTCATCGGCACCGCCCTCTTCATCTTCACCTTCATCggaaacaccaccaccaccaacctcGTCTGCACCGGCACCTTCAACAACTTCCATTCCACACAATCCCCAATCCAACTCCGCGCAATCCTCCATTACGCCACCTCAAAAATCGTCCCCCAACAATCTCTCGCCGAGATTACAATCTCCTTCAACGTTCTCAAAACAATTTCCCCCTGTAACTTCCTCGTGTTCGGTCTAGGTCACGACTCGTTAATGTGGGCCGCGTTTAACCCAGGTGGGTTAACCGTATTCCTCGAAGAAGATCCGAAATGGGTCCACACGGTGCTCAAAACCGCTCCGGATTTGAAAGCGGCGCACGTTAGCTACCGTACACAGCTTTCGGAAGCGGATGAGTTGATGAGAACGTATAAGTCGGAGCCGGAGTGTGGGGTAACGGGGGTGACGAAGGCGTATGTTAGAGGAAACAGGCGGTGTAAGTTAGCGTTGACGGGGTTGCCGGATGTGGTGTATGATAAGGAGTGGGATATGATTATGATTGATGCGCCTAGGGGGTATTTTAAGGAGGCGCCAGGTAGGATGTCGGCGATTTATACGGCGGCGGTGATGGCACGGAATAGGAAGGGCTCCGGTGTGACGCATGTGTTTTTGCACGATGTTGATCGGAGGGTGGAGAAGAGTTATGCGGAGGAGTTTTTGTGTCGGAAGTATTTGAAGGATGGGACTGGACGGTTGTGGCATTTTGAGATCCCGCCGGCGAATGGGACTGGTGCGTTTTGTTAG